A genomic region of Trichothermofontia sichuanensis B231 contains the following coding sequences:
- the rsmI gene encoding 16S rRNA (cytidine(1402)-2'-O)-methyltransferase, with product MAIGTLYVVGTPIGNLEDISLRAIRILNSVALIAAEDTRHTGKLLQHLQIATPQLSYYEHNSRSRLPQLLDRLHQGQDIALVTDAGMPGIADPGYELVQACHTAAIPVVPVPGPSAVITALSAAGLPCDRFVFEGFLPSKGPERRERLQALQTERRTLVLYEAPHRLLLTLQDLAATLGAERTIVTARELTKRYETLWRGTVAAAIAHYTDHTPQGEFTLVIAGAEAHAPMLSEAALKQELQALLQQGLSRSQASRQLAAQTAYPRRHLYQLALTLETPG from the coding sequence ATGGCAATCGGCACGTTATACGTGGTCGGCACACCGATCGGGAATCTGGAGGATATCAGTCTGCGGGCCATCCGGATTCTTAACAGTGTGGCACTCATCGCCGCAGAAGATACCCGCCATACCGGAAAACTACTCCAACACTTGCAAATTGCTACCCCGCAGCTCAGTTACTACGAGCATAATAGCCGCAGCCGTCTGCCTCAACTCCTCGATCGCCTGCATCAGGGGCAAGATATTGCCCTTGTCACGGATGCTGGGATGCCAGGAATCGCCGATCCCGGCTACGAACTAGTGCAAGCATGTCACACCGCCGCAATCCCCGTAGTGCCCGTGCCAGGTCCCAGTGCAGTGATTACAGCCTTGAGTGCAGCCGGCTTACCCTGCGATCGCTTTGTCTTTGAGGGATTTTTACCCAGCAAGGGTCCAGAACGGCGGGAACGCTTACAAGCCCTACAAACTGAACGGCGTACCCTCGTCCTCTACGAAGCACCGCATCGCCTGTTGCTAACCCTCCAGGATCTCGCGGCCACCCTAGGCGCAGAGCGAACGATCGTCACTGCCCGCGAATTAACCAAACGCTACGAAACCCTATGGCGGGGGACCGTCGCCGCCGCGATCGCCCACTATACAGATCACACCCCCCAGGGGGAATTTACCCTGGTGATTGCCGGAGCCGAGGCACACGCGCCGATGCTCTCAGAAGCAGCTTTAAAGCAAGAACTACAGGCATTGTTACAGCAGGGATTATCACGCTCGCAAGCCAGCCGCCAATTAGCCGCACAAACAGCCTATCCCCGTCGCCATCTCTACCAATTGGCCCTGACCCTAGAAACCCCTGGTTAG
- a CDS encoding DNA double-strand break repair nuclease NurA → MPIKPSQVLAQLQAKQAAFQQFDQVSFQFLNQYRQAWHRWVADVDIQGKMLAVAPAAGGLPPVNLASLSAILLEPLTQHRQGLLTAHLSWPNREASRQWVEQQLTGVATFAVDGSQIYPSRDLSLPIALVQIGWFENQHLPQGSYTKDIRVEVMTPTELQLGSSGEPVDRRVNLRRFQMETTRLIEYIQAHEGSETCLVFFDGSLVATFAEAFEAEIRNQYVACLCQLLQASETCRVPLVSYIDTSYARDLVEMLQCLYDLPEATTIHDAQLLNPLLKERWGDRTPLFRCQRSGILQQYQEYRDRIGFTYLKTTQDGYPARIELPLWIYEAGRLEQVINWVRAEVMIGGGYPYVIETADQVAVLQADDRQIFYRLLQDWAEAANLNLRLSRKMISKVRRR, encoded by the coding sequence ATGCCCATTAAACCGTCTCAAGTTCTCGCCCAACTTCAAGCCAAGCAAGCTGCCTTTCAACAGTTTGATCAGGTATCCTTTCAGTTTTTAAATCAGTACCGTCAAGCATGGCATCGCTGGGTCGCTGATGTCGATATTCAAGGAAAAATGCTTGCAGTTGCGCCGGCTGCCGGTGGGTTACCCCCGGTTAACCTGGCGAGCTTGAGTGCTATTCTGCTTGAACCCCTCACCCAGCATCGTCAGGGCCTCCTAACTGCCCACCTGAGTTGGCCCAACCGGGAAGCCAGTCGCCAATGGGTGGAACAGCAGTTGACTGGGGTTGCCACGTTTGCGGTAGACGGCTCCCAAATTTACCCCAGTCGTGATCTCTCGCTCCCGATCGCCTTGGTGCAAATCGGCTGGTTTGAAAACCAGCACCTGCCCCAGGGCAGTTATACCAAAGATATTCGGGTTGAGGTCATGACGCCTACTGAACTCCAGCTTGGCAGCAGTGGTGAACCGGTCGATCGCCGCGTTAACCTGCGACGCTTCCAGATGGAGACCACGCGCCTGATTGAGTATATCCAAGCACACGAGGGATCAGAAACTTGTTTAGTCTTTTTTGATGGTTCCCTGGTAGCAACTTTTGCTGAAGCCTTTGAAGCCGAAATTCGCAATCAATACGTTGCCTGTTTATGCCAACTTTTGCAAGCCAGCGAAACCTGTCGAGTGCCCCTCGTCAGTTATATAGACACCAGTTATGCCCGTGATCTGGTGGAAATGCTCCAATGTCTGTATGATCTTCCTGAAGCCACTACAATTCATGACGCCCAGTTGCTCAACCCCCTGCTTAAAGAGCGCTGGGGCGATCGCACTCCTCTCTTCCGTTGCCAGCGATCGGGGATTTTACAACAGTATCAGGAGTACCGCGATCGCATTGGCTTTACCTACCTAAAAACGACTCAGGATGGCTATCCCGCTCGTATTGAACTACCCCTATGGATTTATGAGGCGGGACGGCTGGAGCAGGTGATCAATTGGGTGCGGGCAGAAGTGATGATTGGGGGAGGCTATCCCTATGTGATCGAAACCGCCGATCAAGTGGCTGTATTGCAGGCTGACGATCGCCAGATCTTCTACCGTTTACTTCAGGATTGGGCTGAGGCAGCCAATTTGAATCTACGTCTTTCCCGCAAAATGATCAGTAAGGTGCGCCGCCGCTAA
- the crn3 gene encoding CRISPR-associated ring nuclease Crn3/Csx3, giving the protein MAAIQLIVIPHQTETGVIYKHLRFTLVTADGIIEPDDIKGLSLPSSLDFKQGVVIEGKGPIWLYGYLVHECHPAAWVGCYDPRLGAVVVATHTHAVTVGQVLPVRLP; this is encoded by the coding sequence ATGGCAGCAATTCAGCTTATAGTCATCCCCCACCAAACCGAGACGGGGGTGATCTATAAGCATCTGCGGTTCACCCTGGTGACTGCCGATGGCATTATCGAACCGGACGATATTAAAGGGTTGTCTCTACCCTCATCCCTTGATTTTAAGCAAGGCGTTGTGATTGAAGGCAAGGGGCCAATTTGGCTGTACGGCTATTTGGTCCACGAATGTCATCCAGCGGCCTGGGTGGGTTGCTATGACCCGCGTTTAGGCGCAGTGGTCGTGGCAACCCATACCCATGCGGTGACGGTAGGTCAGGTCCTACCCGTGCGTTTGCCCTAG
- a CDS encoding TIGR02710 family CRISPR-associated CARF protein, whose amino-acid sequence MATILLITVGGSPQPIVTAIQALEPDRIIFICSSGPRGSLSQIIGEGTPCEVRRGTEIIAQWPNIPTHLGLGDRFNPETDLVQLENPDDLGECYRYITEKVNEIQTTNPDARIYADYTGGTKTMSLALGAVALDYGLSLYLTTSTTRENLIKVERGESTERAATTLVTVERTLNQTLPMLLEQYHYPAAIAQLKSLLQSLELPPEQRQRIRTLITIACALDAWDRFDHREAWSHLETQMKHLKSLGLFLKRVMASRAAIDPSFEGTDGIRGHGYEIVQDLLLNADRRATQARYDDAVGRIYRALELLVQIRLKQAYGIQTGDVDLMKLPENLHLKYDQKRSPYSHKIQLALRDSYELLSQFSDDPLGRLYRERAEAIYDTLQIRNNSLFAHGFQPISTSEYRRVVDILKTFIKEAIVSVKPTQKNGDPEQFPKSFAGF is encoded by the coding sequence ATGGCTACTATTCTCCTGATTACCGTGGGAGGTTCTCCCCAGCCCATTGTCACTGCTATCCAGGCTCTAGAGCCAGACCGTATCATCTTTATCTGCTCTAGTGGCCCACGGGGTAGTCTTTCACAGATTATTGGGGAAGGAACTCCGTGTGAAGTCCGTCGAGGTACAGAAATTATTGCTCAGTGGCCCAACATTCCAACTCACTTAGGGTTAGGCGATCGCTTCAATCCAGAGACGGACTTAGTCCAATTAGAAAATCCGGATGATCTGGGCGAGTGTTATAGGTATATTACTGAAAAAGTCAATGAAATTCAGACCACAAATCCTGATGCCCGGATTTATGCCGATTACACGGGCGGTACCAAAACCATGTCCCTGGCATTGGGGGCTGTTGCGCTAGACTATGGCTTAAGTCTGTACCTGACAACCAGTACTACCCGTGAGAATTTGATTAAGGTCGAGCGAGGCGAATCAACCGAACGGGCAGCTACCACCTTAGTCACTGTCGAGCGGACTTTGAATCAGACTTTACCCATGCTGTTGGAACAGTATCACTATCCGGCAGCGATCGCTCAACTCAAAAGCCTCCTCCAATCCCTAGAACTCCCACCAGAGCAAAGGCAACGTATCCGCACCCTGATCACAATTGCTTGTGCTCTAGATGCCTGGGATCGATTTGATCACCGTGAGGCATGGTCACACTTAGAAACACAAATGAAGCACCTTAAATCCCTGGGGCTATTTCTCAAACGGGTTATGGCCAGTCGAGCTGCGATCGATCCCAGCTTTGAGGGTACTGACGGTATCCGTGGTCATGGTTACGAAATCGTTCAGGATCTTCTGCTTAACGCCGATCGCCGAGCTACACAAGCCCGTTATGATGATGCAGTAGGTAGAATCTATCGCGCTCTAGAACTCTTAGTTCAAATCCGACTTAAACAAGCCTATGGTATCCAAACTGGTGATGTCGACCTGATGAAGCTACCCGAAAACTTACATCTAAAATATGACCAGAAGCGATCGCCCTATAGTCATAAAATCCAATTGGCTCTGCGTGATAGCTATGAATTGCTTAGCCAATTTTCAGATGATCCATTGGGTAGGCTTTATCGAGAGCGAGCTGAAGCGATTTATGATACGCTTCAAATTCGCAATAACTCTCTGTTTGCACATGGATTTCAGCCGATCTCTACCAGTGAGTATCGTAGGGTAGTAGATATCTTAAAGACCTTTATCAAGGAAGCAATTGTCTCTGTAAAACCTACCCAAAAAAATGGCGATCCTGAACAGTTTCCAAAGAGTTTTGCTGGGTTTTGA
- a CDS encoding Uma2 family endonuclease, with protein MVTLQLRQLEVPPGKCLLLHDVSWSDFETILAEMGNHRSTRIAYDNGLLEIMAPLPEHEYFKETISDALKDISEELEINYESYGSTTWRKRAEQAGIEPDNCFYFQNEARVRGKLTFDLDRDPPPDLALEIDLTSKSLNRFPIYQRLGVPEIWCYDQGQLTVYRLQADEYRQADQSTVFSALRVQELPQLIEAHREQGRLALRRAVRAWVREQINA; from the coding sequence ATGGTCACACTTCAACTGCGCCAATTGGAAGTACCACCTGGGAAATGTCTGTTGCTCCACGATGTGAGCTGGTCGGACTTTGAGACCATTTTAGCGGAGATGGGAAATCATCGCAGCACACGCATCGCCTACGACAATGGTTTGTTAGAAATCATGGCACCTTTACCAGAGCACGAGTATTTCAAAGAAACCATCAGTGATGCTCTCAAGGATATCAGTGAGGAACTTGAGATCAATTATGAAAGCTATGGCTCTACAACCTGGAGAAAGCGAGCAGAGCAAGCCGGGATAGAACCTGATAATTGCTTTTATTTCCAAAATGAAGCTCGTGTGCGGGGTAAACTCACCTTTGATCTGGATCGAGATCCGCCGCCCGATCTGGCGCTAGAAATTGACCTCACGAGTAAATCTCTCAACCGTTTCCCCATCTATCAACGTCTAGGAGTGCCAGAAATTTGGTGCTACGATCAAGGTCAACTCACGGTTTACCGGCTGCAAGCGGATGAATACCGTCAGGCAGACCAAAGTACCGTTTTTTCGGCTCTGCGAGTGCAGGAGTTGCCTCAGCTCATCGAGGCCCATCGTGAGCAGGGACGATTGGCTCTGCGGCGAGCTGTGAGAGCCTGGGTGAGGGAGCAGATTAATGCTTAA
- a CDS encoding CRISPR-associated protein Csx3 produces MCEVTLQPIALKLGRSDAQAIAISLATPHVTPAALGTLTLPADLDPTTGVVLYGRAPVWLYGHLIDRLAAFPWVACCDLRCRAAIVVSSQVADPVPGDRITVTVRETPGPAVLIGGPPNSGKSVLANALRLALTEAVPQRSHYLFRANWDGEGNHTFETPDLTLAEQLRSHHNRRLHHQQDAPDLIQQFFVDRGQELFNIRQMVDLTLVDVGGVPDILKLPVIEQCTHYLIISNDLQKVQPWRELCDHFCTYPLEPLSVIHSVLANHVSVIQEQPLLALIAGPWQRGRHPEVPDVMRRRLLSLFD; encoded by the coding sequence ATGTGTGAGGTAACCCTTCAGCCGATCGCATTAAAATTAGGGAGATCGGACGCCCAAGCGATCGCAATTTCCCTGGCGACGCCTCATGTCACCCCTGCTGCCCTGGGGACATTAACCCTACCCGCAGATCTCGATCCGACAACCGGGGTTGTGCTCTATGGACGGGCACCCGTTTGGTTGTATGGTCATTTGATTGATCGTCTGGCGGCGTTTCCGTGGGTAGCCTGTTGTGATCTGCGCTGTCGGGCAGCGATCGTGGTGAGTAGTCAGGTGGCGGACCCGGTCCCTGGCGATCGGATCACTGTGACAGTACGGGAAACCCCAGGGCCGGCAGTGTTAATTGGGGGGCCACCCAATAGTGGCAAAAGCGTCCTTGCGAATGCCCTCCGGCTCGCCTTGACCGAGGCGGTACCCCAGCGGAGTCATTATCTATTTCGGGCGAACTGGGATGGTGAGGGCAATCATACCTTTGAAACACCCGATTTGACCTTAGCAGAGCAGCTACGATCGCACCATAATCGCCGGTTACATCATCAGCAAGATGCTCCAGACTTGATTCAACAATTTTTCGTGGATCGCGGCCAAGAATTATTCAATATCCGTCAAATGGTTGATCTCACGTTAGTCGATGTAGGAGGTGTTCCCGATATTCTCAAATTACCTGTCATCGAGCAATGCACCCATTATTTAATCATCAGTAACGATTTGCAGAAAGTCCAGCCATGGCGTGAGCTTTGTGATCACTTCTGTACTTATCCCCTTGAGCCGTTGTCAGTTATTCATAGTGTCTTAGCTAACCATGTTTCTGTTATTCAGGAGCAGCCACTATTGGCCTTGATCGCAGGCCCCTGGCAACGAGGTAGACATCCAGAAGTCCCGGACGTTATGCGGCGTCGACTATTATCTTTATTCGATTGA